The following are encoded in a window of Roseimaritima ulvae genomic DNA:
- a CDS encoding AMP-binding protein produces MFPSHLQPRTTLNRVLLRYAQQRTEDVACTFVNCESGAQQSIAWGPLIDRAQDIAHELFERGLQDQRVVLAHAAGLDFYASFLGCLYAGAIAIPIKPPTSRRGATHAHSVLAGSGAKTLLSDGPTAARVTAALAAEVPITILDTDQLPRSDTGQLTRNGPPLDLSHPDRPAYLQYTSGSTGTPQGVVVRHRNLIANLNVLYDAVRPTEADRAVCWLPHFHDMGLVTNLFTLAMGMPLQMFAFQDFAGRPMRWLRAISEFGATLSGGPNFAFQMCAERAVEQDLQELDLRRWRFAFCGAEPIRRSTLDRFADKFSRCGFDDNAFRPCYGLAEATLAVTLNRAADLPRYRLLSTRGLQQHHLHDPQGESDGEYVVGCGVPAPEHQVAILGTSGEILGESQIGEIVCSGPSISTGYWADTQPDGLRFQTADDGGSRLRTGDLGFLEQGQLFVVGRLKDLIILSGRNHAPHQLEATIRDSHVDIQGQLGAAFPVDREQREQLVVVHEVAQLRRKTLPSDEIFAAVQANLYAEHGVTADDIVLVRRNQIPRTSSGKIQRSLCKMKYLADEFRVAASHKFEQADAAHDLLLQLSDDVAANRQLLRHWLCDWIHARVGIRLDQTAEDHALTDVGIDSLAAMELHHELARLLGPDVHLPAIIEFATLGEFVDAIAQKSTAITNFKAQKTPTGLVDDVLSRIETLTDSEVKSNLQRWMDN; encoded by the coding sequence TTGTTCCCTTCGCATTTGCAGCCCCGCACGACGCTCAACCGCGTCCTCCTACGTTACGCTCAGCAGCGAACCGAGGATGTGGCATGTACGTTTGTGAACTGTGAATCGGGCGCCCAGCAGTCCATCGCCTGGGGACCGCTCATCGATCGCGCTCAGGACATCGCTCACGAATTGTTCGAACGCGGGCTTCAAGACCAACGCGTGGTCCTGGCGCATGCGGCCGGCCTGGACTTCTACGCCTCCTTCTTGGGGTGTCTGTATGCCGGAGCAATTGCGATCCCGATCAAACCGCCGACCAGTCGCCGCGGGGCGACCCATGCCCACAGCGTCCTGGCGGGCTCGGGTGCCAAGACCCTACTCAGCGACGGCCCGACCGCAGCGCGGGTCACGGCGGCCCTGGCCGCGGAGGTCCCCATCACCATCCTCGATACCGATCAACTGCCGCGCAGTGATACTGGTCAATTGACCCGCAACGGTCCGCCGCTCGACCTTTCCCATCCCGACCGTCCCGCCTACCTGCAGTACACGTCCGGCTCGACCGGGACGCCGCAGGGAGTGGTGGTTCGGCACCGGAACCTGATTGCGAATCTGAACGTGTTATACGACGCGGTTCGGCCAACCGAGGCGGATCGGGCGGTCTGTTGGCTGCCCCATTTTCACGACATGGGGTTGGTCACCAATTTGTTCACGTTGGCCATGGGCATGCCGCTGCAAATGTTTGCCTTCCAGGATTTCGCTGGCCGTCCGATGCGGTGGCTGCGGGCGATATCCGAGTTCGGGGCGACCCTCAGTGGCGGCCCGAACTTTGCTTTTCAAATGTGCGCCGAACGGGCTGTGGAGCAGGATCTGCAGGAATTAGATCTGCGGCGTTGGCGGTTTGCATTCTGCGGCGCCGAACCGATCCGTCGCTCGACCTTGGATCGTTTTGCCGACAAATTTTCCCGTTGCGGTTTTGATGACAACGCCTTCCGTCCCTGTTACGGTCTGGCCGAAGCGACTTTGGCGGTCACCCTGAATCGTGCCGCCGACCTGCCCCGCTACCGCTTGCTGAGCACACGCGGCTTGCAACAACATCATTTGCATGACCCACAAGGCGAAAGCGACGGCGAGTACGTGGTCGGCTGTGGCGTGCCCGCGCCAGAGCACCAGGTGGCGATTTTGGGGACCTCCGGAGAGATCTTGGGCGAGTCACAGATTGGCGAAATTGTTTGCTCGGGCCCCAGCATTTCCACCGGTTATTGGGCCGATACCCAACCCGATGGACTGCGGTTTCAAACGGCCGACGATGGCGGCAGTCGCTTGCGTACCGGTGATCTGGGATTCCTGGAACAGGGACAATTGTTCGTCGTCGGACGCCTAAAAGACCTGATCATTTTGTCGGGACGCAATCACGCCCCGCATCAGTTGGAGGCCACGATCCGCGACAGCCACGTCGACATTCAAGGCCAACTTGGGGCCGCGTTTCCGGTCGATCGCGAACAGCGTGAGCAATTGGTGGTGGTCCACGAAGTCGCTCAGCTACGTCGCAAAACCTTACCATCGGACGAAATCTTTGCAGCTGTACAGGCCAACCTTTACGCCGAACATGGCGTCACGGCCGACGATATTGTGCTGGTCCGCCGCAATCAGATTCCCCGCACGTCCAGCGGCAAAATTCAGCGCAGTCTGTGCAAGATGAAGTACCTGGCCGATGAGTTTCGCGTCGCGGCGAGCCACAAATTCGAGCAGGCCGACGCCGCGCATGACCTGTTGCTGCAACTATCCGACGACGTCGCTGCCAACCGTCAACTGCTCCGCCATTGGTTGTGCGATTGGATCCATGCACGCGTGGGAATCCGACTGGATCAGACGGCCGAAGACCACGCTCTAACCGACGTCGGGATCGATTCGCTGGCCGCCATGGAACTGCATCATGAGTTGGCCCGCTTGTTGGGACCGGATGTTCATCTGCCCGCCATCATCGAATTCGCCACCTTAGGCGAGTTTGTCGATGCGATCGCGCAGAAATCGACAGCGATTACCAATTTCAAAGCTCAAAAAACTCCCACCGGTCTCGTCGACGATGTGTTGTCACGCATCGAAACGCTTACCGATAGCGAAGTCAAAAGTAATCTTCAGCGTTGGATGGATAATTGA
- a CDS encoding GntR family transcriptional regulator gives MFRIKVAAGSGLPIYRQIADQIRQAVVSGSLSVGDGLPSVRALAKELVVNPNTVAKAYAELTRDGILESQPGRGVSVGTPRQVFSKAERDRRLEAALNTFLSETLAIGCSERQIREAVDKRLQKLTPETSKG, from the coding sequence ATGTTCCGCATCAAGGTTGCAGCGGGCAGCGGCTTGCCCATCTATCGACAGATTGCTGACCAGATTCGTCAAGCCGTTGTCAGTGGTTCGCTGAGCGTGGGTGACGGTTTGCCCAGTGTGCGGGCGTTGGCCAAGGAATTGGTGGTTAATCCAAACACGGTCGCCAAAGCCTACGCCGAGCTGACTCGTGACGGGATTTTGGAGAGCCAGCCCGGTCGCGGCGTGTCGGTGGGAACGCCCCGCCAGGTGTTCTCCAAAGCCGAACGCGACCGTCGCCTCGAAGCCGCCCTCAACACCTTTCTTAGCGAGACATTGGCGATCGGCTGCAGCGAACGGCAGATCCGTGAGGCGGTCGACAAACGGTTGCAGAAACTTACACCGGAAACTTCAAAGGGGTAA
- a CDS encoding ABC transporter ATP-binding protein, translating to MIYDEAIVARGLTRYYGRTAVARELNFVVPRGSVTALLGLNGAGKTTTIRMLMGLLAPTRGHSSVLGCDSQRLQPDQRAKIGYMVEGHYLLPWMRVGDYAGYSSAGYSFWDSKLFNAIVREFGIEPSMRAGRLSRGQRAGVSLALTLAGDPELLILDDPALGLDPVSSRALNETLLQFAGRDDRTILLSSHSLNDVERVADRVLVMVDGKLKVDAALDEFTRRVGCWRLHSNGGQSGSLRSIAGLIDSRRVGESEYQITVADPDQETIAAIHRLDPAAERSDPSFDEAVVAYLSRHRRGSSFLQPVVEG from the coding sequence ATGATCTACGACGAAGCCATCGTCGCTCGCGGCTTAACGCGTTATTACGGCAGGACCGCTGTCGCCCGCGAGTTGAATTTTGTGGTCCCGCGAGGCTCGGTGACGGCCCTGCTGGGTTTAAACGGAGCCGGTAAGACCACGACGATCCGCATGTTGATGGGCCTGCTGGCCCCGACCCGCGGCCACAGTTCGGTGCTGGGGTGCGACAGCCAACGACTACAGCCCGACCAGCGAGCCAAGATTGGCTACATGGTGGAAGGGCACTACCTGTTGCCATGGATGCGAGTGGGTGACTATGCCGGGTATTCGAGCGCCGGTTACTCGTTCTGGGACAGCAAACTGTTTAATGCCATTGTCCGGGAGTTTGGCATCGAACCCAGTATGCGCGCCGGCCGCTTAAGTCGCGGTCAACGCGCTGGTGTGTCGCTGGCCTTGACGCTGGCTGGCGATCCCGAGTTGCTAATTCTGGATGATCCAGCGTTGGGCTTGGACCCGGTCAGCAGTCGGGCGTTGAATGAAACCTTGTTGCAATTCGCGGGGCGCGATGACCGTACGATTCTGTTAAGCAGCCATTCGTTGAACGATGTGGAAAGGGTGGCCGACCGTGTGCTGGTGATGGTGGACGGAAAATTAAAAGTCGATGCGGCGCTGGACGAATTCACGCGTCGAGTGGGATGTTGGCGGTTGCACAGTAATGGGGGCCAATCCGGCAGCCTGCGGTCCATTGCAGGCCTGATCGATTCGCGTCGTGTTGGCGAATCCGAATATCAGATTACCGTCGCCGATCCGGATCAAGAAACGATCGCTGCCATCCACCGACTGGACCCGGCAGCCGAACGGTCAGACCCATCGTTTGACGAAGCCGTCGTCGCTTACCTGTCGCGGCATCGCCGCGGAAGCTCATTTCTACAACCGGTCGTGGAGGGTTAA
- a CDS encoding ABC-2 family transporter permease: MSRPHDVGDAVPYAFTAIQLATPLFILLALALGLSQSIPDSRPDVRAHLLHRPISRRQIFAAKTITGAALYLFATLLPLGVMAIWLSSVGPERIPVTGQQVVPAMAMAVACFACYMGAQWTVYRPAKWFGTRLLPLVFTAVVPLVVFAVCNLPSAFVWLCLLVALAVGLGISTAGAVHAFVNLADLPAASSPRQRSPATVVGILIGSSLVMLFVGLGLILWEERSASRSWDPQASYATVVDHSGKPYQMQFEYEWSQKQLETIQVPQALYDLRSGQPRQPLPVPKDWQPMPEYNLWASRASQPSLTSPYHRAPVVPIVPRRLEFVSDSWGRLLCYDAKSRQNLRYVITPAGVFDSASAAGYDAGFSGIVGSNNLLQATQDDAPASPLLLADSQGVQRIDIAAGTVRRILNAPHESFAFVQNDVKQVERIWIRNGKQISGYDLPQDDQGAATRDLVQPFVSLTLPDDGRWQGVEISAFDNGYVVHTPSYQQPARFISFDLQGTQISDERFPVIPHPALQVDGNFMLAVIPPILPAGVLAGEAVWVATHPDHTPPMLLWDSDRATATRLLAILAINAFLAMAATFWLTGRRGLAIGSRLSWTITAMLFSWSAALAVLALYPRIVRQRCGACEQARRIDGDHCEHCGACWEPEDREGIEIFDTDEPASCQRPVSDQAAIS; encoded by the coding sequence ATGTCCCGACCACACGATGTCGGCGATGCGGTGCCCTACGCCTTCACGGCCATTCAATTAGCGACGCCGTTGTTTATCTTGCTGGCCCTGGCACTGGGTTTATCGCAATCGATTCCCGACAGTCGCCCCGACGTCCGAGCCCATCTGCTGCACCGTCCGATTTCCAGACGTCAGATCTTTGCGGCCAAAACGATCACAGGTGCGGCATTGTATTTGTTTGCCACGCTACTACCGCTCGGCGTGATGGCGATTTGGCTGTCGTCGGTGGGTCCTGAACGGATTCCCGTGACAGGACAACAAGTGGTCCCCGCGATGGCGATGGCGGTGGCCTGTTTTGCGTGTTACATGGGTGCGCAGTGGACGGTCTACCGACCGGCCAAGTGGTTCGGCACCCGTTTGCTGCCTTTGGTATTTACCGCCGTGGTACCGCTGGTGGTGTTCGCTGTATGCAACCTTCCGTCCGCGTTCGTGTGGCTGTGCTTGCTGGTCGCGTTGGCGGTGGGACTGGGCATCAGCACCGCCGGAGCTGTGCATGCCTTCGTCAACTTGGCGGACCTCCCGGCGGCGTCGAGTCCACGCCAACGAAGTCCTGCGACGGTTGTGGGCATACTGATCGGCAGCAGCCTTGTAATGCTATTCGTCGGGTTGGGATTGATTCTATGGGAAGAGCGCTCCGCCTCCAGGTCCTGGGACCCCCAAGCTTCGTATGCCACGGTAGTGGATCACAGCGGCAAGCCGTATCAGATGCAGTTCGAATACGAATGGTCACAGAAACAACTTGAAACCATCCAAGTGCCGCAGGCGTTATACGACCTGCGTAGCGGACAGCCGCGTCAGCCGCTGCCGGTGCCCAAAGACTGGCAGCCGATGCCAGAGTACAACCTCTGGGCTAGTCGCGCGTCGCAGCCTTCGCTGACTTCTCCCTACCACCGCGCGCCGGTTGTCCCCATCGTTCCACGGCGTCTGGAGTTCGTCAGCGATTCCTGGGGGCGACTGCTGTGTTACGATGCCAAGTCTCGCCAAAATCTGCGATACGTGATTACGCCAGCGGGTGTTTTTGATAGTGCGTCGGCCGCCGGATACGACGCCGGGTTCAGCGGCATAGTGGGCAGTAACAACCTGCTTCAAGCCACCCAAGACGATGCCCCCGCGTCGCCGCTACTGCTAGCCGATTCTCAAGGCGTTCAGCGGATCGACATCGCTGCCGGCACGGTTCGGCGGATTTTGAACGCACCCCACGAGAGTTTTGCATTTGTGCAGAACGATGTAAAGCAAGTGGAACGCATTTGGATCCGAAATGGCAAGCAGATCAGCGGATATGATCTGCCGCAGGATGACCAAGGAGCGGCAACGCGGGATCTGGTTCAACCATTTGTATCGCTTACCTTGCCCGACGATGGTCGCTGGCAGGGCGTCGAAATTTCGGCTTTTGACAACGGCTACGTGGTCCACACTCCGTCGTACCAGCAGCCAGCTCGGTTTATCAGTTTTGATTTGCAGGGAACGCAAATTTCGGACGAGCGTTTTCCTGTAATCCCTCACCCTGCGTTGCAGGTGGATGGGAATTTCATGCTGGCGGTCATTCCCCCGATCCTTCCCGCGGGCGTACTTGCAGGGGAAGCTGTCTGGGTCGCGACGCACCCCGACCATACTCCACCGATGTTGCTGTGGGATTCCGACCGTGCGACGGCAACCAGGCTTCTGGCGATCCTGGCGATCAATGCGTTCCTGGCGATGGCCGCGACGTTCTGGCTGACGGGTCGCCGCGGACTGGCCATCGGCTCGCGGTTGTCTTGGACGATCACGGCGATGCTGTTTTCATGGTCCGCCGCGTTGGCGGTTCTGGCCCTGTACCCCCGTATCGTCCGACAGCGGTGCGGAGCGTGCGAACAAGCGCGCCGCATCGATGGCGACCACTGCGAACATTGCGGTGCGTGCTGGGAACCGGAGGACCGCGAAGGCATCGAGATTTTCGACACGGACGAGCCAGCTTCCTGCCAGCGTCCGGTGAGCGATCAAGCTGCGATTTCATAG
- a CDS encoding putative bifunctional diguanylate cyclase/phosphodiesterase — MNNLNETQPAARLLLVDDQDAIHEAYRTVFSRPKRDLDLDVLENTLFGDAVATTGSPRNYFEFDFDLQFAHQGLEAVERAAVASAAGCPFEVAFVDMRMPPGIDGLETMQRLWEVDPLLQIVICTAYSDYAWSEVIDRVGQRDNLLLLKKPFANEEAQQLAMAMTKKRRSLIQSQTQFEKLRESNRRLQVEIGIRKSAENRLQYAATHDHLTELPNRNYLKGVLAQRFADPPGGAQQRDALVFLDVDNFKLINDSLGHGVGDELLVQIAGRLRAVLGDYQRTKGSAPSTDDPCSPHDLVARLGGDEFVAFLVDIQSPDAGVRFAERIRDELCNTYDLTGHELNIGCSLGIAFTGPDVNTADDLMRNADLAMYRAKFTGKRCLAVFDDAMHASVLKRLQMEASLRSAVKHDELRLEYQPIFDVQTSHIVGLESLVRWQQPSTGLTQPMDFIPLAEETGLIVPIGGWVLEEACRAIGELNAARPGSQDISISVNVSKRQIAEPDFVEQLGATLARHDVHQRQLNLEITESLIMDSPEGIVDRLHEIRKLGVRLYMDDFGTGHSSLSCLHRFPIDVLKIDRSFVSTMETNDDYESIIHAIITLAHNLNTTVIAEGIETAQQLSRLRELECDLGQGYLFSQPKPLAEVLAIVRQHEQQLNGETVVGR, encoded by the coding sequence ATGAATAACTTGAACGAAACCCAACCCGCCGCACGGTTGCTGCTGGTCGACGACCAGGACGCCATCCACGAAGCTTACCGGACGGTGTTTTCCAGACCCAAACGCGATCTTGATTTGGACGTCTTGGAGAACACGCTGTTTGGCGACGCGGTCGCCACTACAGGCTCGCCTCGAAATTACTTCGAATTTGATTTTGACTTGCAATTCGCCCACCAGGGACTGGAAGCCGTCGAGCGGGCAGCTGTGGCCAGCGCTGCCGGTTGTCCGTTCGAAGTGGCGTTTGTCGATATGAGAATGCCGCCCGGAATCGATGGGCTGGAAACCATGCAGCGATTGTGGGAAGTGGATCCGCTGCTGCAGATCGTGATCTGCACTGCGTACTCAGACTATGCCTGGTCGGAAGTCATTGATCGCGTCGGCCAGCGAGACAATTTGTTGTTGCTGAAAAAGCCCTTCGCCAACGAAGAAGCTCAGCAGTTGGCTATGGCGATGACCAAAAAACGCCGCTCCTTGATCCAGAGCCAGACGCAGTTCGAAAAGTTGCGGGAGTCCAATCGCCGGTTGCAGGTTGAAATCGGGATTCGCAAGTCCGCGGAGAATCGGCTGCAATACGCTGCCACGCATGACCACCTGACCGAGTTGCCCAACCGCAATTACCTCAAAGGTGTGTTGGCCCAGCGCTTTGCCGATCCGCCCGGCGGGGCCCAACAACGCGACGCCCTGGTGTTCTTGGACGTCGATAATTTCAAACTGATCAATGACAGTCTGGGCCATGGCGTGGGCGACGAGTTGCTGGTCCAGATCGCCGGACGCTTGCGGGCCGTGTTAGGCGACTATCAGCGGACAAAGGGATCTGCGCCTTCCACCGATGATCCTTGCTCGCCACATGATTTAGTGGCTCGGCTGGGGGGCGACGAATTTGTAGCCTTCCTGGTGGATATTCAAAGCCCCGACGCCGGCGTGCGATTCGCCGAACGGATTCGTGACGAGCTGTGCAATACCTATGACTTGACCGGCCACGAACTCAATATCGGCTGCTCGCTGGGAATTGCCTTCACCGGGCCCGATGTGAACACGGCCGACGACCTGATGCGGAACGCGGATTTGGCGATGTACCGAGCCAAATTCACCGGGAAACGTTGCCTGGCGGTGTTTGACGACGCCATGCACGCCTCGGTGCTTAAGCGGCTGCAGATGGAGGCCTCGCTGCGGAGTGCCGTCAAACACGATGAACTGCGGCTGGAGTATCAACCGATCTTTGATGTCCAGACCAGCCACATCGTGGGATTGGAATCGTTGGTTCGCTGGCAGCAACCCAGCACCGGCTTGACCCAGCCCATGGACTTCATCCCACTGGCGGAAGAAACCGGTTTGATCGTGCCGATCGGCGGCTGGGTGTTGGAAGAGGCCTGTCGAGCGATCGGCGAATTAAACGCCGCTCGCCCCGGCAGTCAGGACATCTCGATCAGCGTGAATGTTTCCAAACGACAAATCGCTGAACCCGACTTCGTGGAACAACTGGGGGCTACGCTGGCCCGCCACGACGTGCATCAACGCCAGCTCAATCTGGAGATCACCGAATCGCTGATCATGGACAGTCCCGAAGGGATCGTCGACCGGCTGCACGAAATTCGCAAGCTCGGCGTGCGGCTGTATATGGACGACTTCGGAACCGGGCATTCATCGCTCAGCTGCCTGCATCGGTTCCCTATCGATGTGCTGAAAATCGATCGCTCGTTTGTTTCTACAATGGAAACCAACGATGACTACGAGTCCATTATCCACGCCATCATCACGCTGGCCCATAACCTCAACACCACCGTAATTGCCGAAGGCATCGAAACCGCTCAGCAACTCAGCCGGCTGCGGGAATTGGAATGCGACCTGGGGCAGGGATATTTGTTTTCCCAGCCCAAGCCCTTGGCAGAAGTGCTAGCGATTGTTCGCCAGCACGAGCAACAGCTCAATGGCGAAACCGTGGTCGGCCGCTAG
- a CDS encoding CHASE4 domain-containing protein: protein MNLRLKILLSLIAVLVLYVISDAAIQQFVVFPRFLELEQAEAARNLQRCHQAIERDLEHLDYFVHDWSARDDLHAYVSGRNESFPAEHFKESTFTDADLNLLAVLDVDDKVVYQGIRDSQSKAPITLPRFPQDRWEVTHPLLQHDKSFQPLAEQTVRGLMMTERGPMAVVSRPILRSSNLPPANGTLVMGRFLDQRAIDAISEQTAVSFSMTPVSQVTPTQQAGFPDSLRNFLVHGGRQRPLAYHAIDDRRLKVQSGLTDISGHPIVLTAATIDRNVSRQGRAAMRYAIGSLLLSAFVVLTILLLLLQRIVITPLIQLSDHASSIGETGDLSVRANLQRRDEFGNLARHFDAMVNNLSESQNRLIELSRKAGMSDMAAGVLHNVGNVITNVNVLSSAMAHQLGESKLTGMKKSADMLRAHATELDRFLTADPRGKQLPLYICQVTDHLEREQDDLRHQLKALDTNLQHVSQILEAQQKLATGAAVLQSVKVDQLLDDAIGMQQASLDRCGVRLRRIGQASPTIRIDRGKVIQVLVNLLGNAKDAVRDQPANRREIQVVVSLPQQDSVTIEVRDSGCGIAAEHLEKIFAGGFTTKSDGHGQGLHFCALAVTEMKGSLSVKSEGPGQGATFSLTLPYQLNTEAVQS, encoded by the coding sequence ATGAACCTGCGACTGAAAATATTGTTGAGTTTGATCGCAGTGCTGGTGCTGTATGTGATCAGTGACGCCGCGATTCAGCAATTTGTCGTGTTTCCGCGGTTTCTGGAATTGGAACAGGCGGAAGCCGCTCGCAATCTGCAACGCTGTCATCAAGCGATCGAGCGTGACCTGGAGCACCTGGACTATTTCGTCCACGATTGGTCGGCTCGTGACGATTTGCACGCTTATGTCAGCGGTCGCAATGAGTCGTTTCCCGCGGAGCATTTTAAAGAATCGACCTTTACCGACGCCGATTTAAATCTGCTGGCGGTGTTGGACGTCGACGACAAGGTGGTCTATCAAGGCATTCGCGACAGCCAGTCGAAGGCCCCCATCACCCTGCCTCGCTTTCCCCAAGATCGTTGGGAAGTCACCCATCCCCTGCTGCAACACGACAAATCGTTTCAGCCCTTGGCGGAACAAACCGTCCGCGGATTGATGATGACCGAACGCGGGCCGATGGCGGTGGTTTCCCGTCCGATTCTCCGCAGCAGCAACTTGCCGCCTGCAAATGGAACTTTGGTAATGGGCCGGTTTCTGGACCAGCGTGCCATCGATGCGATCTCGGAGCAAACCGCGGTGTCCTTCAGTATGACCCCGGTCTCACAGGTCACCCCGACACAGCAGGCCGGCTTTCCCGATTCGCTGCGAAACTTTCTCGTGCATGGCGGCCGGCAGCGACCATTGGCGTATCACGCGATCGACGACAGGCGTTTGAAAGTCCAGTCTGGATTAACCGACATCAGCGGCCATCCTATTGTGTTGACCGCCGCCACGATCGACCGCAACGTCTCCCGGCAAGGGCGAGCCGCGATGCGGTACGCGATCGGTTCGCTGCTGCTGTCCGCGTTTGTCGTGCTGACAATTCTGTTGCTGCTGCTGCAGCGGATCGTGATTACGCCTCTGATTCAGTTGTCCGACCACGCCAGTTCGATTGGTGAAACCGGTGACTTATCGGTGCGGGCCAATTTGCAACGACGTGATGAGTTTGGAAATCTGGCACGCCATTTTGACGCCATGGTTAACAATCTGTCCGAGTCACAGAATCGTTTGATCGAATTGTCGCGCAAGGCCGGAATGTCGGATATGGCTGCGGGAGTGCTGCACAACGTTGGCAACGTGATCACCAATGTGAATGTATTGTCCTCGGCGATGGCTCATCAGTTGGGAGAATCCAAACTCACGGGCATGAAAAAATCAGCCGACATGCTTCGCGCTCACGCCACGGAACTGGACCGCTTTTTGACCGCGGATCCGCGAGGCAAACAGTTGCCGCTGTACATCTGCCAGGTCACCGATCACTTGGAACGCGAACAAGACGATTTGCGGCATCAACTGAAAGCCTTGGACACCAACCTGCAGCACGTCAGTCAGATCCTCGAAGCCCAGCAGAAGCTGGCGACCGGAGCGGCGGTGTTGCAGTCGGTGAAGGTCGACCAGTTGTTGGACGACGCCATCGGCATGCAGCAGGCCTCCTTGGATCGCTGCGGGGTCCGCCTCCGCCGCATCGGTCAGGCGTCGCCGACGATCCGCATCGACCGCGGCAAGGTGATTCAGGTGTTGGTGAATTTGCTGGGCAATGCCAAGGACGCCGTGCGGGACCAGCCCGCCAATCGCCGTGAAATTCAAGTGGTTGTGTCCCTGCCTCAACAAGACAGCGTCACGATCGAAGTTCGAGACAGCGGATGCGGGATCGCTGCGGAACATTTAGAAAAAATCTTCGCCGGCGGATTTACGACCAAATCCGACGGCCATGGCCAAGGGCTGCACTTTTGCGCCCTGGCCGTCACCGAAATGAAAGGGTCGCTGAGCGTCAAGAGTGAGGGGCCCGGCCAGGGCGCGACCTTTAGTCTCACGCTGCCCTACCAACTGAACACCGAGGCCGTGCAATCATGA